A stretch of DNA from Staphylococcus equorum:
CACAATCATGTCTTGCTACTAAACGTTCGCCGCCTAATTCTGACAATCTAGCATCAAAGTCTTTACCTGTTTGGCAAAAGAACTCATATGATTCATCTCCAAGGGCAAGTACTGAATAACGTACACCTTCTAATTTAGGGGCTTTTCTACCATGTAAAAATTCATGAAATGTAAGTGCATTATCTGGTGGATCACCTTCACCATGCGTAGCTGAAATCACAAATAAATCTTCTACTTTTTTCAAGTCTTTAGGTTTAAATTCGTCCATTGCAGTCAATTTCACAGTGTAGTTATGTTCTACTAATCGATCTGCAAAAATTTCTGCCAAACTTTGCGCGTTACCAGTTTCTGAGCCATAAAGCACTGTAATATTTCTATCAATATTGTCTTCTGACTCACTATTTAATACATATTCTGCTACTTGCTGTGGTGCTTCAGCATCACTGACTAAAGTGTTTTGATATGCTGAAAGATAACCACTCAACCAAACTTTTTGTTCTGTGGTTAAAATGCTAACGACCTGATTGAGTTGGTCTGCTTGATGCTCATTAAATGGACTATTTGATACAGATAAATTCACCGCAAGTTCACCTCTTTTTGTTTTGTATACCATTTGTAAAAATGTTGATTAATCTTTCTAATGCTATTGTATTTCTTAAAGACAATTCTATAAATTAAACATAATATAGTTGTTATATAAATAATGGTTTAATTCTATACATATCCGATGTGTATACTAAGGAATAATAGTAAAAAAAAGAATCTTAATCTAAATCATGGTTTTTCAGTCGTATGAAGACCACATTCTGTCTTGTTAGAATTACTCCATCTACCTTCCCTTGAGTCTCCAGAAGTTGAAACTGCTGATGTACAAGGTATGCAGCCAATACTCGGAAAATTAAAATCATGTAGTTCATTATAATGTAAATCATTTTTTTTAATATAATGCCATACATCATCCCACGTCCAATGAATAAGTGGGCACACTTTTACTGATTTAAATCTTTCATCTTTGTTTACATAATTTGTAAATTGACGACTTGGTGATTGCTCTCTACGCAATCCTGAAACCCAAGCTGTAGCACCTGATAACACTTCTTCCAGTGGCTTAATTTTACGTATGTAACAACATTGATTAGGATCATTCTTCCAAAGTGCTGAATTGAACTGGTCAGCCTGTTCATCTAGAGTTAATTCTGGTTTTTTAAGCTTGATATTTAGTTCTGGATAACGTGTTTTCACTCTATCGATTAAATCATAGGTTTGTTGAAAATGAAGATCTGTATCTAAAAATACGATTTCAGCATTTTTTCTAACACTATGAATCAAATCAATCAAAACCATACCTTCTGCACCAAAGCTACATGCATAAACAATTGAATCACCATACATTTCATACGCCCATGCGATAACCTGACGTGCACCTTTAGTTTCATCTGAAATATCTAAGTCATTAAAAGCGTCGATTTTAAAGTGCTCATATGTTATTTTTTCCTCTGACATTAATGGGTTCATCCCCTTTTCTTTAATGTTCTGTTTTTAAAATTCATATTATTTTTAGTCTTTAGAATTATTCGAAAATAATTATGATACATACTTTACTCATTGTAATTTTTTATGTCAAGCGTACTTTTAAACTATGGTTTCTATTAAAAACAGTATAATTCCGTTAAATGTAAGCGCTTAACATAGCGTATTCAAAATGTTTTCGATAATTATTTTTAAATAATAATTATAATAATGTAATTTTCATTAACAACGTTGTAAAACACGTTACATCAACATTTATTATTTTTTATAAATATTTTTCTTATTTTAATTATTGTAAGCTCATATTTTATTCTTTAATCAAATGACAAAAGCGCCAATAACAACTAAATGTCATTGGCGCTAGTTCATGAATAAATTCAATTTTATCTAATAATTATGCTGAAAAACTAAGTCTTGGAATAAATGTTTCAAAGTGAATGTTATCCATTGCTATACCGATTGTTTGTAATTCAGAAATCATTGCTTTTAAGAATGAATCACCACCACAAATATAAACTTCTGTTTCATTATCTACATATTGTTGTAGTTGTGCTACTTCAATAAAGCCGTCTTCATCACGGAAATGTGTGTCAAAACGTGCAAGTGAAGACTGGTCAGAAATATTGTTTAATTTGTTTTCAAAAGCGACATTTTGCGCATTAGACGTTGATTGTAAGAATGTTGATTCTAAACCTGAACTAACCGCTTCTTTATACATAGAAACAAGTGGTGTAACACCCACACCTGAACCTAAGAATAATTGTTTATTTTCTTTATTCGCTAGAGTAAAACCGCCTACTGGCGCAGATAAGCTCAACGTATCTCCAACTGACACTTCATCGTGTAGTATTGTTGATACTTCACCTTCATGCGCTTCAGTAACATCTTTTCTAACTCCAAATGTTAAGAAGTCTTTACCACCATCAACAATAGAATAATGTCTCTTAGCTTGGTAAGGTAGTTTGTCACTCGTAATATCTACAGTAATATATTGACCAGGAACAAATTGACTTAAATCAATATCATCTGATTTAATTGTAAATGCTTTAATAATCTCAGTTTCTTCAGTGATTTCAGTAACTTCAAATGGTTTGAAGCCATCCCAAGCCATATTGCTATAAACTTCTTTTTCTAAGCCGATAAACGCATCAGCAATTTCTCCATAAGCTTTAATCCATGTTTGGATAATTGGATCTTCATCTTCAAGACCAGTCACTTCTTCAATCGCCCATATTAAATTTTCACCAACAATTGGATAATGTTCGGGTTTAACTTGTAATGCACAGTGTTTGTATACAACTGGCATAATCGCTGGAACAATCGGTGACAAATCTTCGATATTTTCAGCTGCTGCTAATACAGCCATTGCAAGTGCTGAAGATTGTAATCCTCTTTTTTGGTTAGTTTGATTAAATACATTTTTTAATTCTGGATGTTGTTCAAAGAGTCTCTTATAAAAAATTGATGTAATCGTTTGTCCTTTATCTTTTAGTAATGGCACTGTTTCTTTAATTGTTTGTATCTCTTCTTGAGTTAACATATTGGCCCTCCTAATTTATTCTATATACCCATTATTATACGAACTTCATTTACTTACAATGGATTCAAACTTATTTCACACAACATTCACATTCTAGATACATAAATTTGTAACTATTTTCTGTTTTTTTAAAATAAAAAAATGTACATAACATGAATTTGAAATTTATACTACTTAAAAACTTATATTTTAAACTAATAAATTAATCTTTAAAATATGTTATCAATTGAAATTACTTTTTTTCAAGATTAGTATGTGTAATGGATACAAAAGACACGTAGGAGGCTTTACTTTGAAAATTTCAAAAATAGTAAATGCAATGATTTTGGACATGGAAGATAACGAACCATTTTTAGGCACACTCATATTAAATGGCGGTGTCATCTCTGACATTGTGCCACAAGAAGATATTGTAGAGGATGACAGGGCACTAGACTTGGAACAACAATGGATTACACCTGGATTTATAGATACGCACAGTCACCCAACAGGCTATGGATCGACAAAATTAATGGTGAACTGTGCTGCTTCTGACATTTTAAACATTACGGACTTAATTAATAAATTTAATGACAATAAGGATAGCTTAACTAATAACGGATGGTTGATAGGTTACGGTTATAATGAAAAAGCTTTAGCCGAACAACGCCATCCTAATCGCTTTGATTTAGACCAAATTTCTCAAGATACTGCGATTGCGATTATGCATTACTCAGGTCATATGGCTACTGTAAATACAAAAGCACTGCAAATTATGGGGATTGAACTAACAGACGATAACCCAGAAGGTGGTTATTACGAACGAGATTCTGAGGGTTATGTCAACGGTGTGCTTATTGAATTGCCAGCGATTGTTAAATTAAGAGCAGCACTGCCTAAAGCTACAGCAGATAGTTTCGCTTATAGTATGAATTTAGCAATTGATGATTATGTAAAAAACGGTATAACGAATACTTCTGATTTACTCATCGGTGGTAATGGTTACACAGATTATGAAGGTATATTAACATTCTTAAACGCACCTCAACGTATCCGTACACGCTGGGTAATTACGCATGAATTACTAGAAAAACATCCTGAATTTAAAGACGTACATGCCGAAACACTCGATCGCACTTTTCAACAACATAGTAACCGTATGAGTCATTTAGGCGGCGTAAAATTCTTTAATGACGGATCTATTCAATTACAAACTGCTTCTATAAGAGGTACTTACTTAGATGGCGCAACACCACCTGCACCTTTAATGTCACAATCAGTAATGACAGAAAAATTTAAACATTTTCAACAATTAGGCTTTAATATTATTACCCATGCAAATGGTGATTATGCAGCCCAATCTGTAATAGAAGCTTATAAAGATACAGCAATGTATAAAACGAACGCTTTACGCAATAGAGTTGAACATTTACAAACTGCAACGCATTCAGATATTCAAGAAATGGCAGAGCATCATATTGGAGGCTCTTTCTTTATTAATC
This window harbors:
- a CDS encoding amidohydrolase; its protein translation is MKISKIVNAMILDMEDNEPFLGTLILNGGVISDIVPQEDIVEDDRALDLEQQWITPGFIDTHSHPTGYGSTKLMVNCAASDILNITDLINKFNDNKDSLTNNGWLIGYGYNEKALAEQRHPNRFDLDQISQDTAIAIMHYSGHMATVNTKALQIMGIELTDDNPEGGYYERDSEGYVNGVLIELPAIVKLRAALPKATADSFAYSMNLAIDDYVKNGITNTSDLLIGGNGYTDYEGILTFLNAPQRIRTRWVITHELLEKHPEFKDVHAETLDRTFQQHSNRMSHLGGVKFFNDGSIQLQTASIRGTYLDGATPPAPLMSQSVMTEKFKHFQQLGFNIITHANGDYAAQSVIEAYKDTAMYKTNALRNRVEHLQTATHSDIQEMAEHHIGGSFFINHVYYFGDLHRDVFLGSDKANNLDPVKWAEDENMLFTLHTDAPVTPISPLESIQIAVDRKTKNGDILGAHQRLSRSSAYKKMTADAARLNHTEDYEGTIKVGHVADFVILNRNPLEEDVTLDNNLIEATICDGKLVYKK
- a CDS encoding globin domain-containing protein, with amino-acid sequence MLTQEEIQTIKETVPLLKDKGQTITSIFYKRLFEQHPELKNVFNQTNQKRGLQSSALAMAVLAAAENIEDLSPIVPAIMPVVYKHCALQVKPEHYPIVGENLIWAIEEVTGLEDEDPIIQTWIKAYGEIADAFIGLEKEVYSNMAWDGFKPFEVTEITEETEIIKAFTIKSDDIDLSQFVPGQYITVDITSDKLPYQAKRHYSIVDGGKDFLTFGVRKDVTEAHEGEVSTILHDEVSVGDTLSLSAPVGGFTLANKENKQLFLGSGVGVTPLVSMYKEAVSSGLESTFLQSTSNAQNVAFENKLNNISDQSSLARFDTHFRDEDGFIEVAQLQQYVDNETEVYICGGDSFLKAMISELQTIGIAMDNIHFETFIPRLSFSA
- a CDS encoding phosphoadenylyl-sulfate reductase; amino-acid sequence: MSEEKITYEHFKIDAFNDLDISDETKGARQVIAWAYEMYGDSIVYACSFGAEGMVLIDLIHSVRKNAEIVFLDTDLHFQQTYDLIDRVKTRYPELNIKLKKPELTLDEQADQFNSALWKNDPNQCCYIRKIKPLEEVLSGATAWVSGLRREQSPSRQFTNYVNKDERFKSVKVCPLIHWTWDDVWHYIKKNDLHYNELHDFNFPSIGCIPCTSAVSTSGDSREGRWSNSNKTECGLHTTEKP